The following coding sequences lie in one Panicum virgatum strain AP13 chromosome 6N, P.virgatum_v5, whole genome shotgun sequence genomic window:
- the LOC120679173 gene encoding uncharacterized protein LOC120679173 translates to MAAAMAAACCGLEEETMMGEQKAPGACPRCGGAVVATDVESVRRVLCCLPLCVKNKRKFSCARCRRSLVALFTHA, encoded by the coding sequence atggcggcggcaatggcggcggcgtgctgcGGGCTGGAGGAGGAGACGATGATGGGGgagcagaaggcgcccggggcgtgcccgcggtgcggcggcgcggtggtggcCACGGACGTGGAGAGCGTGCGGCGGGTGCTCTGCTGCCTGCCGCTGTGCGTCaagaacaagcgcaagttctcctgcgcgcgctgccgccgcagcctcgtcgcgCTCTTCACCCACGCCTAG
- the LOC120677975 gene encoding uncharacterized protein LOC120677975 codes for MAAAPRAGPSRTRGRGRREAAIDAAHAAALLLRGLAIASVAASPPRCAIDAGHAASPPCHREPKPKGAGALGHKSRPFHPPPASAWASSTPPPSNHTSLEAPLPLYTLAAASRKVMPAQGAGAGLKRSKSIAPRPEETLPPPAPSGITADSPRKKSFWSFLHLSSSSGSHRSASSAAAPCNSGGGAVARRNSVSVASASALEGRLEAIAEPESPGRRSEGSSSSSFGRKVARSRSVGCGSRSFGDCALRRVESHREPKPKGAGALGHLGGAHGDDERDQHHSIKCAGFFGGGLGAAPPPSSSYWLSAPNGGTGGGSSRGNRTRSHRRGNGTRSHRSSAWAAADDCNCDCSPLLEPVV; via the coding sequence atggcggcggcgccccgcgcGGGGCCATCGAGGACGCGGGGTCGAGGGAGAAGGGAGGCGGCCATAGACGCGGCACACGCCGCCGCACTTCTCCTCCGCGGCCTCGCCATCGCCTCCGTCGCGGCCTCGCCACCGCGCTGTGCCATAGACGCGGGACACGCCGCGTCACCACCCTGCCACCGCGAGCCCAAGCCCAAGGGCGCCGGTGCACTGGGCCACAAGTCCAGACCCTtccacccgccgccggcctccgcgtgggcgtcctccacaccgccaccgtCCAACCACACCTCCTtggaggcgccgctgccgctctaCACCCTGGCGGCGGCCTCACGCAAGGTGATGCCCGCGCAGGGCGCGGGCGCCGGGCTCAAGCGGAGCAAGTCCATCGCGCCGCGCCCGGAGgagacgctgccgccgcccgccccgtcCGGGATCACCGCCGACAGCCCGCGCAAGAAgagcttctggtccttcctccACCTGTCCTCGTCGTCCGGGAGCCACAGGAGCGCGTCGTCGGCCGCGGCCCCTtgcaacagcggcggcggcgcggtggcgaggAGGAACTCTGTGTCcgtggcgtcggcgtcggcgctcGAGGGCCGGCTGGAGGCGATCGCGGAGCCCGAGAgcccgggccgccggagcgagGGGTCCTCATCGTCGTCGTTCGGGCGGAAGGTGGCGCGGTCGCGCTCCGTGGGGTGCGGTAGCCGCAGCTTCGGCGACTGCGCGCTCCGGCGCGTGGAGTCCCACCGCGAGCCCAAGCCCAAGGGCGCCGGCGCGCTGGGCCACCTGGGCGGCGCGCATGGCGACGACGAGCGAGACCAGCACCACAGTATCAAGTGCGCGGGCTTCTTCGGCGGTGGCCTGGGCGCCGCGCCCCCTCCTTCGTCCTCCTACTGGCTCTCCGCGCCCAACGGCGGGACCGGCGGCGGGAGCTCGAGGGGCAACAGAACGCGGAGCCATCGGAGGGGCAACGGAACGCGGAGCCATCGGAGCTCGGCGTGGGCAGCGGCAGATGATTGCAATTGCGATTGCTCGCCTCTGTTGGAGCCGGTGGTTTGA